A genomic window from Lotus japonicus ecotype B-129 chromosome 1, LjGifu_v1.2 includes:
- the LOC130732803 gene encoding putative F-box/LRR-repeat protein At1g56400 has protein sequence MAPTTDRFSSLPQSLLSTIVSLIPFKEAVRTSILSKSWIDIFKSTSNIEFDEAFFVKDDQTYRIRQSQRKAFLDFMSLWITNHRETIVNKFSLRLSTPGKTKRVVRNCIAFATKYGVKDLELDFCDPKLDCYFTTNHINHEALFELPAHVYVDTCLESLKLFSCSFVETKLSYFHTLKEISLGWMEVKLSTIKTLLSNCEALESLSLKRCWNSDDFDLGEENPRLRKLVVDRCMFRSDSRYFIVNAPNLIYFYYSGLNNNFLVMDVRSLVMEEEILDFSIEIEGHALFLYKLVEDHISGVSVLTVCNYFLQVIPTGGCFLRMPRQLYVRSLIMKTSLDQDEFLGITFLLNSCPELERLIVELGVPHKFLDYELPESFNPKRFWTDHAWYILLGR, from the exons ATGGCACCTACAACAGACAGATTTAGCTCATTGCCTCAATCTTTACTCTCCACCATTGTTTCCTTGATACCTTTCAAGGAAGCGGTAAGAACCTCAATCCTCTCCAAAAGTTGGATAGACATTTTTAAGTCTACTTCCAACATAGAATTTGATGAAGCATTTTTTGTGAAAGATGACCAAACTTATCGAATCAGGCAATCCCAAAGAAAGGCTTTTTTGGATTTCATGTCACTTTGGATTACGAATCACAGAGAAACTATCGTGaataaattttctttgagaTTATCAACGCCTGGAAAAACTAAGAGGGTTGTGAGAAATTGCATTGCCTTCGCCACAAAATATGGGGTGAAGGACTTGGAGTTGGATTTTTGTGATCCAAAGTTGGATTGTTATTTCACTACTAATCATATTAATCACGAGGCCTTGTTTGAATTGCCAGCACATGTTTATGTTGACACTTGCCTCGAATCCTTGAAGTTGTTTTCATGCAGTTTTGTTGAGACTAAGTTGAGTTACTTTCATACACTCAAAGAAATTTCTTTGGGTTGGATGGAAGTGAAACTCAGTACTATTAAGACCTTGTTGTCAAATTGTGAGGCACTTGAGAGTTTAAGTCTCAAGAGGTGTTGGAATTCAGATGATTTTGATCTAGGGGAGGAGAATCCAAGGTTGAGAAAGTTGGTGGTGGATAGATGCATGTTTAGATCTGATAGTCGTTATTTTATAGTCAATGCTCCAAACTTAATCTATTTCTATTATTCCGGGTTGAACAATAACTTTTTGGTCATGGATGTGCGTTCTCTTGTGATGGAAGAGGAAATTCTTGACTTCTCCATTGAGATCGAAGGACATGCTCTTTTTCTCTACAAACTGGTGGAAGATCACATCTCTGGTGTTAGTGTTTTGACAGTTTGTAATTACTTCCTTCAG GTTATTCCCACCGGAGGATGCTTCCTCCGAATGCCACGTCAATTGTATGTGAGAAGTTTGATAATGAAGACCTCTTTAGATCAAGATGAGTTTTTAGGAATCACGTTCTTGCTTAATAGCTGCCCTGAATTAGAGCGTCTCATTGTGGAATTGGGTGTCCCACATAAATTTTTG GATTATGAGTTACCAGAGAGCTTTAACCCGAAGAGGTTTTGGACAGATCATGCATGGTATATACTCTTAGGGAGATAG